One part of the Streptomyces lienomycini genome encodes these proteins:
- a CDS encoding CGNR zinc finger domain-containing protein, with protein MQDSPGRDTRIALDLALTVRHDGHGSVTDDLADPAGLTAWITDHPGIVPGGEGFTADAPTLTAVRDVRAAARALFAHAVRPGEPSPADAARLLPVPEALRRLNEAAARTPTVPVLAWSDTAEPVVRAAPAEDGRADLAAALARAVIGFLAGPDRQRLRACHAPRCVRYFLKEHPRQEWCKPSCGNRARVARHQERHGRTG; from the coding sequence ATGCAGGACTCGCCCGGCAGGGACACCCGGATCGCGCTCGACCTCGCGCTGACCGTCCGGCACGACGGCCACGGCTCGGTCACCGACGACCTGGCCGACCCCGCCGGGCTCACCGCCTGGATCACGGACCACCCCGGCATCGTGCCGGGCGGCGAGGGCTTCACCGCCGACGCGCCCACCCTGACCGCCGTACGCGACGTACGGGCCGCCGCCCGCGCCCTCTTCGCCCACGCCGTGCGCCCCGGCGAGCCGAGCCCCGCCGACGCCGCCCGGCTGCTGCCCGTCCCCGAGGCACTGCGGCGCCTGAACGAGGCGGCCGCCCGCACCCCCACCGTCCCCGTGCTGGCCTGGTCCGACACCGCCGAGCCGGTCGTGCGCGCCGCCCCCGCCGAGGACGGCCGGGCCGACCTCGCCGCCGCCCTCGCACGGGCCGTGATCGGCTTCCTCGCGGGACCCGACCGGCAGCGGCTGCGGGCCTGCCACGCACCGCGCTGCGTGCGCTACTTCCTCAAGGAGCACCCGCGCCAGGAATGGTGCAAGCCCTCCTGCGGCAACCGCGCCCGGGTCGCCCGCCACCAGGAGCGGCACGGGCGCACCGGGTAG
- a CDS encoding universal stress protein yields MSTLPVIAAVDGSQDGLRALDWAFDAAHRREAPLRVVHVRQYAAWAQTDVLVAGPPDTAEDPALDQARDHLQGRAYAVATEYVGMEGVPGALLPELGADAQLLVLGSRGRGGFTGLLLGSNGMAAARDAECPVVVVPRPGREVHGEAPDEPGPRVVVGLHVDSPDDATLSFAFTEAELRGARLQVVAAYPWPVQTWAAAGQIVPPVIDEVSLESETRVLADGFLAPHRERHPEVRAEPYVAPGDAAGILVASSRDADLVVVGRHRRRLLAPARMMGSVTHAVLLHAASPVAVVPPAPPQE; encoded by the coding sequence ATGAGCACCCTGCCGGTCATCGCGGCGGTCGACGGTTCGCAGGACGGCCTGCGCGCCCTGGACTGGGCGTTCGACGCCGCCCACCGGCGCGAGGCACCCCTGCGGGTGGTCCATGTGCGCCAGTACGCCGCCTGGGCCCAGACCGACGTCCTGGTCGCGGGTCCACCGGACACCGCCGAGGACCCGGCGCTCGACCAGGCCCGCGACCACCTCCAGGGGCGTGCCTACGCCGTCGCGACGGAGTACGTCGGCATGGAGGGCGTCCCCGGTGCCCTCCTGCCGGAACTGGGCGCCGACGCGCAGTTGCTCGTACTCGGCTCCCGGGGCCGGGGCGGCTTCACCGGCCTGCTGCTCGGCTCCAACGGCATGGCCGCCGCCCGCGACGCCGAGTGCCCCGTCGTGGTGGTGCCCCGCCCCGGCCGCGAGGTCCACGGCGAGGCGCCGGACGAGCCCGGCCCCCGGGTGGTGGTCGGCCTCCACGTGGACAGCCCCGACGACGCCACGCTGTCCTTCGCCTTCACCGAGGCCGAGCTGCGCGGCGCCCGCCTCCAGGTGGTCGCCGCCTACCCGTGGCCCGTGCAGACCTGGGCCGCCGCCGGGCAGATCGTGCCCCCGGTGATCGACGAGGTCTCCCTCGAGAGCGAGACCAGGGTCCTCGCCGACGGCTTCCTCGCCCCCCACCGGGAGCGCCACCCCGAGGTCCGGGCCGAACCGTACGTCGCACCCGGCGACGCCGCCGGAATCCTGGTCGCCTCCTCCCGGGACGCCGACCTGGTCGTCGTCGGCCGCCACCGCCGGCGCCTGCTGGCCCCCGCCCGCATGATGGGCTCGGTCACCCACGCCGTCCTGCTGCACGCGGCGTCCCCGGTCGCGGTGGTCCCACCGGCTCCGCCGCAGGAGTGA
- a CDS encoding DUF397 domain-containing protein, translating to MAESTTHQRPLMGWDKPQLDLSNAQWQSSSRGLGDVQIAFVEGFIAMRNSGSPESPSLIFTPDEWGAFVSGAREGEFDLT from the coding sequence GTGGCCGAGAGCACCACCCACCAGCGCCCGCTCATGGGCTGGGACAAGCCGCAACTGGATCTCAGCAACGCGCAATGGCAGTCCAGCAGCCGGGGCCTGGGGGATGTCCAGATCGCCTTTGTCGAGGGCTTCATCGCCATGCGCAACAGCGGCAGCCCGGAGAGCCCCTCACTGATCTTCACCCCCGACGAATGGGGCGCGTTCGTCTCGGGAGCGCGAGAAGGGGAGTTCGACCTCACGTAG
- a CDS encoding acyl-CoA synthetase, whose amino-acid sequence MTPGHGSTGSTVDGMLRRSARRTPARVAVEYRDRAWTYQELDTAVSRAASVLLGEGLSRGDRVGAYGHNSDAYLIAFLACARAGLVHVPVNQNLTGDDLAYVVGQSGSTLVLTDPDLAARLPAGARTLPLRDADDSLLARLAAAPAYDGPEPGAEDLVQLLYTSGTTALPKGAMMTHRALVHEYLSAITALDLAAGDRPVHALPLYHSAQTHVFLLPYLAVGATNVLLDAPDGDRLFDLIETGRADSLFAPPTVWIGLANRADFATRDLGGLRKAYYGASIMPVPVLERLRARLPHLAFYNCFGQSEIGPLATVLGPDEHEGRMDSCGRPVLFVDARVVDEDGKDTPDGTPGEVVYRSPQLCEGYWDKPEETAAAFRDGWFHSGDLAVRDADGYYTIVDRVKDVINSGGVLVASRQVEDALYTHDAVAEAAVVGLPDDRWIEAVTAFVVPRGDVTEDELIAHARERLTAFKAPKRVRFVDALPRNASGKILKRELRDRFADSASLPKAPLDGLSAVRPDR is encoded by the coding sequence ATGACGCCCGGACACGGCAGCACCGGCAGCACCGTCGACGGCATGCTGCGGCGCAGCGCCCGACGCACCCCGGCACGCGTCGCGGTCGAGTACCGCGACCGCGCCTGGACGTACCAGGAACTCGACACCGCCGTCTCCCGCGCGGCGAGCGTCCTGCTGGGGGAGGGGCTGTCCCGGGGCGACCGCGTCGGCGCCTACGGCCACAACTCCGACGCCTACCTGATCGCCTTCCTCGCCTGCGCCCGCGCGGGCCTGGTGCACGTCCCGGTCAACCAGAACCTCACCGGCGACGACCTCGCCTACGTCGTCGGCCAGTCCGGCAGCACCCTGGTCCTCACCGATCCGGACCTCGCCGCCCGGCTCCCCGCCGGGGCCCGCACCCTGCCGCTGCGCGACGCCGACGACTCGCTCCTCGCCCGCCTCGCCGCGGCGCCCGCGTACGACGGCCCCGAGCCCGGCGCCGAGGACCTGGTGCAGCTCCTCTACACCTCCGGCACCACCGCGCTGCCCAAGGGCGCGATGATGACCCACCGGGCGCTCGTGCACGAGTACCTGAGCGCCATCACCGCCCTGGACCTCGCGGCGGGGGACCGCCCCGTCCACGCGCTCCCGCTCTACCACTCGGCCCAGACGCACGTCTTCCTGCTGCCCTACCTCGCGGTGGGCGCGACCAACGTCCTCCTGGACGCACCCGACGGCGACCGGCTCTTCGACCTGATCGAGACGGGCCGCGCGGACAGCCTGTTCGCACCGCCCACCGTGTGGATCGGCCTCGCGAACCGCGCCGACTTCGCCACCCGCGACCTGGGCGGCCTGCGCAAGGCCTACTACGGCGCGTCCATCATGCCGGTGCCCGTCCTGGAGCGGCTGCGCGCACGCCTCCCGCACCTGGCCTTCTACAACTGCTTCGGGCAGAGCGAGATCGGCCCCCTCGCCACCGTCCTCGGCCCCGACGAGCACGAGGGCCGCATGGACTCCTGCGGCCGGCCCGTCCTGTTCGTCGACGCCCGCGTGGTCGACGAGGACGGCAAGGACACGCCCGACGGCACACCCGGCGAAGTCGTCTACCGCTCACCCCAGTTGTGCGAGGGCTACTGGGACAAGCCCGAGGAGACCGCGGCCGCCTTCCGCGACGGCTGGTTCCACTCCGGCGACCTCGCCGTACGCGACGCCGACGGCTACTACACGATCGTCGACCGCGTGAAGGACGTCATCAACTCCGGCGGCGTGCTGGTCGCCTCCCGCCAGGTCGAGGACGCCCTCTACACGCACGACGCCGTCGCCGAGGCGGCCGTCGTCGGCCTGCCCGACGACCGGTGGATCGAGGCCGTCACGGCCTTCGTCGTCCCGCGCGGCGACGTCACCGAGGACGAACTGATCGCCCACGCCCGTGAACGGCTCACCGCGTTCAAGGCACCCAAACGGGTCCGGTTCGTGGACGCCCTGCCACGCAACGCCAGCGGCAAGATCCTCAAGAGGGAGCTGCGGGACCGCTTCGCCGATTCCGCGTCTCTTCCGAAGGCACCCCTCGACGGCCTGTCCGCGGTCCGACCCGATCGCTAG
- a CDS encoding serine hydrolase — MAGQATSGFTRRQLGAGALALGGALALAPFAAGPAEAASGAGRRPTLRHGSAERAGLLAGHLRQLVTDAEAFLGPSPEHPWYAGAVLLAGRGGTVALHEPIGMAVRYRAYDEATDTGVEFPAGEQIPMAGDTVFDLASISKLFTSILAVQQLERGALELEAPVARYLPDFGRAGKQEVTVRQLLTHTSGFRAWIPLYSAPTYEERVRLVYDEAPVSPPGTAYLYSDLNMISLQLVLEKVTGRALDVLLRDEVAQPLGLGRTRYNPPASWRPGIAATEDARQPWSGLDRGLVWGEVHDENAFSLGGVAGHAGVFSCAWDLAVLGRTLLNGGSYGRARILRPESVELMFTDFNTDFPGDEHGLGFELYQHWYMGAMATPRTAGHTGFTGTSLVLDPTTDSFLVVLGNSVHPVRSWRSGSAPRVAAGTHLARAVPVRPAHGRTAWFSGTASSATATLTLPALDTSAGRARLRGALWWDTEPGSDTLALEASDDGGAGWRPVPFTTTRHGEAPLDHPAGSATGWSGRVWHRLSADLPAARGLVLRWRYTTDRLYVGRGAYVDGLRAEAGGHVLFHDARPADAARVEAVGWSTSAD; from the coding sequence ATGGCCGGACAGGCGACGAGCGGTTTCACACGGCGACAACTGGGCGCGGGCGCCCTGGCCCTGGGCGGTGCCCTGGCTCTCGCGCCGTTCGCGGCCGGACCGGCCGAGGCCGCCTCCGGCGCGGGCCGCCGCCCCACCTTGCGGCACGGCTCCGCCGAGCGTGCCGGACTGCTCGCGGGTCATCTGCGGCAGCTCGTCACCGACGCCGAGGCGTTCCTCGGCCCCTCCCCCGAGCACCCGTGGTACGCGGGCGCCGTGCTGCTCGCCGGCCGGGGCGGCACGGTGGCGCTGCACGAGCCGATCGGCATGGCGGTGCGCTACCGGGCCTACGACGAGGCGACCGACACCGGTGTCGAGTTCCCGGCGGGCGAGCAGATCCCGATGGCCGGGGACACGGTGTTCGACCTCGCGTCGATCTCCAAGCTGTTCACCTCGATCCTGGCCGTGCAGCAGCTGGAGCGGGGCGCGCTGGAGCTGGAGGCGCCGGTCGCCAGGTACCTGCCGGACTTCGGCCGGGCGGGCAAGCAGGAGGTGACGGTACGTCAGCTGCTGACGCACACCTCGGGGTTCCGGGCATGGATCCCGCTGTACAGCGCGCCGACGTACGAGGAGAGGGTCCGACTCGTCTACGACGAGGCGCCGGTGAGCCCGCCCGGCACGGCGTACCTGTACTCGGACCTGAACATGATCTCGTTGCAGCTGGTGCTGGAGAAGGTCACCGGGCGCGCCCTGGACGTGCTGTTGCGCGACGAGGTCGCGCAACCGCTCGGACTCGGCCGCACCCGCTACAACCCGCCCGCCTCCTGGCGGCCGGGGATCGCGGCCACCGAGGACGCCCGGCAGCCCTGGTCCGGCCTGGACCGCGGTCTGGTGTGGGGCGAGGTGCACGACGAGAACGCCTTCAGCCTGGGCGGCGTCGCCGGTCACGCGGGGGTGTTCTCCTGCGCGTGGGACCTCGCGGTGCTCGGCCGTACGCTGCTCAACGGCGGCTCCTACGGGCGGGCGCGCATCCTGCGGCCGGAGTCGGTGGAGTTGATGTTCACCGACTTCAACACCGACTTCCCGGGCGACGAGCACGGCCTCGGCTTCGAGCTGTACCAGCACTGGTACATGGGTGCGATGGCCACGCCGCGCACGGCCGGGCACACCGGCTTCACAGGCACCTCGCTGGTGCTCGACCCGACGACCGACTCGTTCCTCGTGGTGCTCGGAAACTCGGTGCACCCGGTGCGGAGTTGGCGTTCCGGATCTGCTCCCCGGGTGGCGGCCGGCACCCACCTGGCGCGGGCGGTGCCGGTCCGCCCGGCGCACGGTCGCACCGCGTGGTTCTCGGGGACGGCGAGTTCCGCCACGGCCACCCTGACGCTGCCCGCGCTGGACACGTCGGCCGGGCGGGCGCGGCTGCGCGGTGCGCTGTGGTGGGACACCGAGCCGGGGTCGGACACCCTGGCCCTGGAGGCCTCGGACGACGGCGGTGCCGGATGGCGGCCCGTGCCGTTCACGACGACCCGGCACGGCGAGGCGCCCCTGGACCATCCGGCGGGCTCGGCCACCGGCTGGTCGGGGCGCGTCTGGCACCGGCTGAGCGCCGACCTCCCGGCCGCACGCGGGCTCGTCCTGCGCTGGCGGTACACGACCGACCGGCTGTACGTGGGCCGCGGTGCCTACGTCGACGGGCTGCGCGCGGAGGCGGGCGGCCACGTCCTCTTCCACGACGCGCGCCCGGCCGACGCCGCGCGCGTCGAGGCGGTGGGGTGGTCGACGTCGGCCGACTAG
- a CDS encoding DUF2795 domain-containing protein has product MADLSPIDLQKALNGMDYPADRKSLVDRARENKADDKVVNRLDGLKENSFDGPNEVQKAVFNG; this is encoded by the coding sequence ATGGCGGACCTCAGCCCCATCGACCTGCAGAAGGCCCTCAACGGCATGGACTACCCGGCCGACAGGAAGTCGCTCGTCGACCGCGCCCGCGAGAACAAGGCCGACGACAAGGTCGTGAACCGTCTCGACGGTCTGAAGGAGAACAGCTTCGACGGCCCGAACGAGGTGCAGAAGGCCGTCTTCAACGGCTAG
- a CDS encoding phytoene desaturase family protein — MTTPPGTLRTYDAVIVGGGHNGLVAAAYLARAGRSVLVLERLDHTGGAAVSTRPFAGVGARLSRYSYLVSLLPRKIVRDLGLDFRVRARTVSSYTPAERAGRPTGLLVGGGERRTRESFARLTGSEREYAAWQRFYAMTGRVAQRVFPTLTEPLPTRDELRRRVDDETAWRALFEEPVGVAIEEHFADDLVRGVALTDALIGTFADAHDPSLIQNRCFLYHVIGGGTGAWDVPVGGMGALTDALADAARSAGAVLATGHEAVRIEADGRTAEVTHRSADGEGVAAARHVLVNASPRELAALTGQAPPPPAEGAQLKVNMLLTRLPRLRDPGADPREAFAGTFHIAEGYEQLAAAHAQAAAGSLPSAPPSEIYCHSLTDPSILGPGPAARGLHTLTLFGLHTPARLFARDNDAVRAELLKSTLAQLDAHLAEPLAGCLATDADGRPCIEARTPLDLERDLRLPGGNIFHRELSWPHAQQGTGHWGVETGRANVLLCGAGAVRGGGVSGVPGHNAAMAVLDGTGA, encoded by the coding sequence ATGACGACCCCGCCCGGCACCTTGCGCACCTACGACGCCGTCATCGTGGGCGGCGGCCACAACGGCCTGGTCGCCGCCGCCTACCTGGCCCGCGCCGGCCGCTCCGTGCTGGTCCTCGAACGGCTGGACCACACCGGCGGGGCGGCCGTGTCCACGCGGCCGTTCGCCGGGGTCGGCGCACGGCTGTCGCGCTACTCGTACCTGGTCAGCCTGCTGCCCAGGAAGATCGTCCGGGACCTGGGTCTGGACTTCCGGGTGCGAGCGCGCACCGTCTCCTCGTACACCCCCGCCGAACGCGCCGGGCGGCCCACCGGGCTTCTCGTCGGCGGTGGCGAGCGGCGCACGCGCGAGTCGTTCGCCCGGCTCACCGGCTCGGAGCGGGAGTACGCGGCCTGGCAGCGTTTCTACGCCATGACCGGCCGTGTGGCCCAGCGGGTCTTCCCGACCCTCACCGAGCCGCTGCCCACCCGGGACGAGCTGCGCCGCAGGGTCGACGACGAGACGGCCTGGCGGGCGCTGTTCGAGGAACCGGTCGGCGTCGCCATCGAGGAGCACTTCGCCGACGACCTGGTGCGGGGCGTCGCCCTCACCGACGCGCTGATCGGCACCTTCGCCGACGCCCACGACCCCTCCCTGATCCAGAACCGCTGCTTCCTCTACCACGTGATCGGCGGCGGCACCGGCGCCTGGGACGTGCCGGTGGGCGGCATGGGCGCCCTCACCGACGCACTGGCCGACGCGGCCCGCTCGGCGGGGGCCGTGCTCGCCACCGGACACGAGGCGGTACGGATCGAGGCGGACGGCCGTACGGCCGAGGTCACCCACCGCTCGGCCGACGGCGAGGGCGTCGCCGCCGCACGCCACGTGCTGGTCAACGCCTCCCCGCGGGAGCTGGCGGCGCTCACGGGCCAGGCCCCGCCGCCGCCCGCCGAGGGCGCCCAGCTCAAGGTGAACATGCTGCTGACCCGCCTCCCGCGACTGCGCGACCCCGGGGCGGACCCGCGCGAGGCCTTCGCCGGGACCTTCCACATCGCCGAGGGCTACGAGCAACTGGCCGCCGCCCACGCCCAGGCGGCCGCCGGGTCCCTGCCCTCCGCACCGCCGTCCGAGATCTACTGCCACTCGCTGACCGACCCCAGCATCCTCGGCCCCGGCCCGGCCGCGAGGGGCCTGCACACCCTCACCCTGTTCGGCCTGCACACGCCCGCCCGCCTCTTCGCCCGGGACAACGACGCCGTACGCGCGGAACTGCTGAAGTCGACCCTCGCCCAGCTCGACGCCCACCTGGCCGAGCCCCTCGCCGGCTGCCTGGCGACCGACGCCGACGGGCGGCCCTGCATCGAGGCCAGGACGCCGCTCGACCTGGAACGCGACCTGCGCCTGCCCGGCGGGAACATCTTCCACCGCGAGCTGTCCTGGCCCCACGCCCAGCAGGGCACCGGCCACTGGGGCGTGGAGACCGGCCGGGCGAACGTCCTGCTGTGCGGCGCGGGCGCCGTACGCGGGGGTGGGGTGAGCGGGGTGCCGGGGCACAACGCGGCGATGGCGGTGCTGGACGGGACCGGGGCCTGA
- a CDS encoding serine/threonine-protein kinase, translated as MGDGTLIQGRYRLLERIGRGGTGEVWRAKDESLGRRVAVKCLKPLGTQHDHSFTRVLRERFRREARVAAALQHRGVTVVHDFGEWDGLLFLVMELLEGRDLSRLLEENRGHPLPVPDVLDIAEQLTSALAYTHEQGIVHRDLKPANIVRTADGTVKICDFGIARLGHDAGFTARLTGTGIAMGTPHYMSPEQIGGDEVDRRSDLYSLGCVLYEIATGAPPFDLDDAWAILVGHRDTAPEPPRNHRAELPGYLDRIILDLLAKRPEQRPDDARELGRRITAGRTAPAHLPALVAAGPRTPVPVGDRAGLPSWTHGMTTGHKATGAGPRVTPPDPAAGLTGDWTPRPAGDRAAEPVPARLPDPVPEAVAGLAGRHNAGLSLGRLGRWEEAGEVHRAVAAERERLLGPDHPDTLASRYEAAFTLGRTGHAADALRAYKGVAEARIRMLGADHADTLAVRQEMAYALGRLGRYADAHQVYASVLTARERTMGADHPDTLRCRHNLAFNLGRLGRTEDAHRMAREVAAARARVLGPDHPDTLVTRYEVAYELGRLDRWQEALATYREVAAARLGVLGPDHPDTLAARYETGVALGRLGRCAEALTQYERLIDDRALAQGPEHPETLRARHGLGVNLGRLGRWAEALAEARDVCAIRARVLGPDHPDTLVSRREVAVALGWLGRWSAALAEYRLVAAAREHALGPDHADTLVARDDEAHCLEQLGRAAEAAELYRRVAVQRAAAPR; from the coding sequence ATGGGGGACGGCACGCTGATCCAGGGCCGGTACCGGCTGCTCGAGAGGATCGGACGCGGTGGCACGGGCGAGGTGTGGCGGGCGAAGGACGAGTCACTGGGCCGTCGCGTCGCCGTCAAATGCCTCAAACCGCTCGGCACCCAGCACGACCACTCCTTCACCCGCGTCCTGCGGGAGAGGTTCCGGCGCGAGGCCCGGGTGGCCGCCGCGCTCCAGCACCGCGGAGTGACCGTCGTGCACGACTTCGGCGAGTGGGACGGACTGCTCTTCCTGGTCATGGAGCTGCTGGAGGGACGGGACCTGAGCCGGCTCCTGGAGGAGAACAGGGGCCATCCACTCCCGGTCCCCGACGTCCTCGACATCGCCGAACAGCTCACCTCCGCCCTCGCCTACACGCACGAGCAGGGCATCGTCCACCGCGACCTGAAGCCCGCGAACATCGTGCGGACCGCCGACGGCACCGTGAAGATCTGCGACTTCGGCATAGCCCGGCTGGGGCACGACGCGGGCTTCACCGCCCGGCTGACCGGCACCGGCATCGCCATGGGCACCCCGCACTACATGTCGCCCGAGCAGATCGGCGGCGACGAGGTCGACCGGCGCAGCGACCTGTACTCACTGGGCTGCGTCCTCTACGAGATCGCCACCGGCGCCCCGCCGTTCGACCTCGACGACGCCTGGGCCATCCTCGTCGGCCACCGCGACACCGCACCCGAACCGCCCCGCAACCACCGCGCCGAACTGCCCGGATACCTGGACCGCATCATCCTGGACCTGCTGGCCAAACGGCCCGAGCAGCGCCCCGACGACGCCCGTGAACTCGGCCGCCGGATCACCGCCGGGCGAACGGCGCCGGCGCACCTGCCGGCGCTGGTGGCGGCCGGGCCGCGCACACCCGTGCCGGTCGGTGACCGCGCCGGGCTGCCGTCCTGGACCCACGGCATGACCACCGGACACAAGGCGACCGGCGCCGGACCCCGCGTCACGCCCCCGGACCCGGCGGCGGGCCTGACCGGCGACTGGACACCGCGGCCCGCCGGCGACCGGGCCGCGGAACCCGTGCCCGCCCGGCTGCCGGATCCGGTGCCCGAGGCCGTCGCCGGGCTCGCCGGACGCCACAACGCGGGCCTGAGCCTGGGCCGGCTCGGCCGCTGGGAGGAGGCCGGCGAGGTGCACCGCGCGGTGGCCGCCGAACGCGAGCGCCTGCTCGGACCCGACCACCCCGACACCCTCGCCAGCCGCTACGAGGCCGCCTTCACCCTCGGCCGCACCGGTCACGCCGCCGACGCGCTGCGCGCCTACAAGGGTGTCGCCGAGGCCCGGATCAGAATGCTCGGCGCCGACCACGCCGACACCCTCGCCGTCCGCCAGGAGATGGCCTACGCCCTGGGCAGACTGGGCCGGTACGCCGACGCCCACCAGGTCTACGCGTCGGTCCTGACCGCCCGCGAGCGCACCATGGGCGCCGACCACCCCGACACGCTGCGCTGCCGGCACAACCTGGCCTTCAACCTCGGCCGGCTCGGCCGCACCGAGGACGCCCACCGGATGGCCCGCGAGGTGGCCGCCGCCCGGGCCCGTGTGCTCGGCCCGGACCATCCCGACACCCTGGTCACCCGCTACGAGGTGGCCTACGAACTCGGACGGCTGGACCGCTGGCAGGAGGCCCTGGCGACCTACCGCGAAGTCGCCGCCGCCCGCCTCGGCGTGCTCGGCCCGGACCACCCCGACACCCTCGCCGCCCGCTACGAGACCGGCGTCGCCCTGGGCCGCCTCGGCCGCTGCGCGGAGGCGCTCACCCAGTACGAGCGACTGATCGACGACCGCGCCCTCGCCCAGGGTCCCGAGCACCCCGAGACCCTGCGCGCCCGGCACGGCCTGGGCGTCAACCTCGGAAGGCTGGGCCGCTGGGCGGAGGCGCTCGCCGAGGCCCGCGACGTGTGCGCGATCCGCGCCCGGGTCCTCGGCCCCGACCACCCGGACACCCTGGTCAGCCGCCGCGAGGTCGCCGTCGCCCTGGGCTGGCTGGGCCGCTGGTCCGCCGCGCTCGCCGAGTACCGCCTGGTCGCCGCCGCGCGGGAACACGCCCTGGGGCCCGACCACGCCGACACCCTCGTCGCCCGCGACGACGAAGCCCACTGCCTGGAACAACTCGGCCGGGCCGCCGAGGCCGCGGAGCTGTACCGCAGGGTCGCGGTGCAGCGCGCGGCGGCCCCACGGTGA